TTGGTGCTGGTGCCGTAGTTGGTGTTGGTCATCTCTTGGGTGCCGCCGGGCCCAAGATAAGCGCGTTGGGCGGGCATGGGGGAAGGAGCCTCGCTGGGATTCTTGCCAAGGATAAAACGCTGCTCATCCTGCTCCTCCAGGTTGGAGATATCCTTCATCATGCCCTTGCGGTAGGAGACTGACAGCTTATTGGAGCCGTCTGAGACCAAGTTGAAGTGGCGGACGATGAAGACGATGGGCAAAGGCAGCATGGCAACCACGATAAGGGCATAAGCCATGGCTAAAGCCCACGGAGGGTAGCTGTGGAAACGTTCTGAGCCCTAAATGTAAAAGAGTAATGGTAAAGGTGAGAGGAGGCAAAAGCAGATTTGGGTAAAATGCGTGTAAGTTTATGAAAATTGTGTTTAGACAAAAGACACATACAAAGCCAACAACAATTATTGGAACCCCTGGTAAGTATATGTACTGTAATTCATTGTTATTGATTAGCCGTGTTGGCCCCAAGATGCCAATTTTAGTTACAGTTCTTTAACTAGTAGTGAGctttaaaaagtgttttaccTTCCTTATTATCCTGCTAACTGTTGTATGCCGCAGTAAGGTAAAGTTGGGCTCAGTTCGAGGaattttcagttcagttcaattcaattcaatttcattcaattcagtttattttttttaaatatagctaacattcacaacaaatataatctctttacaaaacaaacagactaAATATTGTATAACCAATAATATAATCAAATCAATCTAATTCATTTAGATGCATATATAGACAGTCTGATTTCATGACAagtataataaaacacattcacaTCAGACAGAGGAAAAGGAATCACTTCCTTTAAAAAGAGAGACAATGAGCAGAACCAGCTCCAGTATGTGGTTACCAACCTAAACTTGGTATttttttcatctgactgaagGTATGGGCGAGTTACAGTTATtgtctttttatcttttaaggATGAAGGGAAGTACATAAAATAAAGATGCACAAACAGGGTTGTGGAGCTatggggttggacaatgaaactgaaacacctgtcattttagtgtgggaggtttcatggctaaataaACAGGTTTGATTTTTTCAAATACTTTTATATGAGAttttgctactgcaataaaatcgAAATTTGGAAGGAGAACCATAAAGTTTGAAGTATACATATTGACAAGATGTTAAAAATGGTATATTAGAATACACTGgtaattaattaaatacaatTCAAGAAAACTGGTTTCGGTATCACTACTTTATTTCTCCTTCCAAACATTTACCTATATTCTGTATATTAAAAACTGACTGCTAGGAAGAACTGACCTCATCTTCCACCCATGCGTTGTATCCCGCAGGACTGACAGACATCTCAATGACCGTTGCAACAATGAGCACCGTCAAGATAGCAGGGGAGACATATCTCCACATGTAGTAGTAGAAGCTGTATGGCCTGAAACCAAGCATGTCCTCTAGATCTTGCATGAACCTAAAAGTACAAACGAAGAATCAGGACAAAATGGTCAGATTACAGAGTAATCAGTTAGGAGCCCTATGGTTTTCTCTAACTCGATTGACttgtttatttgtaataaattaatttttaaagattttttctaATTATAAATCTGACCTGCCTTCTGCATATGGGACAAAAGTAAAGTTTGAAGAATTACATTGAATTAAGTACAGGATTTAACTGATGTTTTTCTGCTAAATCCTCtatttaagtttaaaacaatACTTAGAGGCCATGGATGCATTAAGTTTATCTAAAAACAGCATACTaggtattttttattattctcttACGACACACACATCCAAACAATGATTTCCAGCCATGTTACCTCTTTGTGCCATATATCCAGGCTACAGAGATATTCTCTAGGATCACGACCACAGTGAGGGGCAAACCAGCAGAGTAGTCATCAAACATGGTGACAAAGTAGTTCCCTGAACGCTGAACAAACAGCAAGCCCAGCAGGAAGGCTATTATGCAGCAAACCACTATAGGAGACACACAAGAGAAACATCCAGTAAAAATCGGATTCCAGATCTTACTATGTTGATGACCtggaaaaccagattcaggacTCACCACACAGGATCTCCTTGCGGATCTTGAAGGCGTCCAGTATGGGCGTGGTGATGCCGGTCATGGTACCAATCATGCTTCCCAGTCCTAAGTTGATTAGCATGAAGAAGAACATGACAGACCAGAAGGGACTGGCAGGAAAGTGTGTCATGGCCTCGGTGAAGGCGATGAAGGCAAGGCCGGTTCCCTGAACCGCCTAAAAGTGAAAAAGAAGGTGGAGATGGTCACAGCAGTCACTTTTCCTCCCTCTATCACTTGTAACTGGGGAAATTTAATCTGTGTCAGAAGTAATTACATCTGAATTTAAGCTTCCTTAAAAAACAGACGAAGGCACTGAAAATCAGAAGAGAATAAGTCTAAAAAGGTGTAGTTGCTTTTAAAATCCCTTATCCTTTCCTTATTTTTACTTCTCTACTTGTATATTTTGAAGCTATCAAGGAACATAAATATATTGGAAAGACCTTATTAAGTTCATCCTCCAGGAGACAAGGGTCCAGACCCAGCTGGCCAAAGCTGTCCTCCTTCACTGTCATAATGACTCTGTACATTTCTGAATAGTCCTGAGCTGTCAGGTGGGAGAAGTTAATGTGAGGAGGAATGAGCTCCTTACTCAGCACACCTGTGTTTAGGTAACCCAGGATCGTCTCTGCATTCCTGGAATGATAAAGATAATGATTATTAAAAGGGAAATTACCTGCTGAAAAGCAACTGTTCCTGTAAGACATACTCACTCAACAACACACTTCTCATTCATGACATTAGCTTTGAAGCCCAGTACAGCAAACACCACCAAAGTGGCCAAGATGGAGGTGACAAAGTTGATGACGGAAACCAGAGCTGCATCGAAGTGGCAGTTGTTGTCTCTCTTATTGTAGCTGGAGAAAGCAATGACACCTCCGAAGCCCAGACCAAGGGCGAAAAAGACCTGTGTAGCTGCTTCTCTCCACACCTGTGGCTCCAGCATCTTTTCCAACTAGTGAGAAGAGGAGGTGACAAGATTAAAGATAATGTTCATTCATGATGACAGAAGTATGGCTCTGCTCAGAAGCTTACATGCATTAATTTTGGACATAgaattttttattaattctaGGCTTGAAAATGTAATTGCATTTTTAAGCTGTGGTGTTCTGTCATTTTAGCATGCATTCAACACTAGATGGATACGCTGTCCTTAATATAACCTTATGGGGATAttattgacattttcatgtaatTGGATCTTAATGACTGGTGCTGAAACTATGAGAGAAGCTGACAAGTGCCATGATGTAACTTTACACTCTGTCTTGAGAGGAGTgagattatattttttttttctctgcacaAAAGAACAATctgtgatttttattattttaaaatgtcctaAACTCCTGTAGGTCATCAAGTGTAATTCATCTCAGAGTTTGTTTCTGCTCATTGCTCCTTTGGTATGAAAAATAATCACCTATTCTCTCTCACCTTGGGAGTGAACATGTGGGCAATGCCATCCACTGAACCCTTCAGCATTAAGCCACGTACCAGGAAACAGAAGAGCACCACGTAtgggaagagagagctgaaatACATCACCTAAAAGAGGGAGAGAAAGTCAACCACATCACACAGTGTTGCCATGGACACGCTTTTTCTGGGACCTCACACATGCAGGGAGAAGTGCAATCAAGCCCACTTCCACACACACTCATGCTGGATCAGTGCCAGAGCTGCTCTGTGTTTGCTTTAAACCAAATCTGTGAGATGAGACCATGGAGGCTAAAATCATTCCCACAGCATATCAGGGACTGGTTAAAACTCTGTAACTGGATCACTGAGCtcagtgtttttaaagaaatgtgtcAGACCTGAGCTGATTTAGTACAGTGATATACTGCATGACTCATATTTTGGCTTGAGAACATAGCATGTTGAATTTTCCATCTACACCATGAACCAGTTGTCACTTGTTCAGTTTAAGCTTATCAATGTTGCATGTCCCTGACTTCCATAATCTAGATGAGATCCAAAAATAGACACATGAGGATGAGAGGCTTAGTATTTTACCTTTGACAAGGAGGCAAAGTCGGAAAAACCCTCACAGAAATGGATAAATCAGTGATTAAAAATCTAAACGGAAAGATTTTGTTGAAATGATTTATCTTAGTTTTAACTCTCTGctgtgtggaaaaaaataaaatattaaaggaaTTAACGTGTGAAGGCTATGAGTTCAGCCTCTGTAGTGAAGCCAGAAAAAGCCCCCACCTTCCCAGAGGACTGGATGCCCTTGATGACGGCCAGGCAGACCAAGATCCAAGCCACCAGCAGGGACAGGCTCATCTTCCAGTTCAGGCCACCGGTGTCGTCGATGGTGCTGGTGATGTTCAGAGTCTGGCGGTACCAGAAATAGGTGGTGGCTGAGCTCTTCTCACATTCTGGCTCCACAACTACAACAGCAACaaggaaaatgaaacagatAACAAGAGCATTACTTAGAGTGAATCATACTAAATTAAGAGACATGTAAATGTTTGGGAAAGTAGCAACAAAGTATTTTGCAAATGTCTTGGTAATTctgaacaaaactgaaaacaaaatattgaaaaattaaGCTTGATCAAGTTACACACTATGTAAAAAACTAGATTTGTTAATAAGCATTAAGGTCTGTTGATATTCTTGTTAAAAAACATCTGAGTATTTTAATAGGATTTTATGTTAAAGACCAGCTCATAGTGGTATGgtataaaaggaaaatgatacatgaattttcactttttgtcaaataaaatctagaaagttgtattcagcccctcccaagttaatactttgtagaaccacattttgctacagctgcaagtcttttaaggGAACAATATGTCTCTAGTAGTTAGGGCATCAGACAGATATTTTTGCTCATTTGTCTTTgtgaaatagctcaagctccatcatatgtgacagaaagtgtctgtgaacatcactttttaagtcttgccacagattcttacacagtctaacacatgaacaagctttgatctaaaatattcaagtgtagctctgactgtatttCTGGAGttgtggtcctgctggaaggtgaaccttcaacCTGTCTTTTCCAGCCTCTAATATGCtatttatgtgctactttgtgttggtcttttacacaagatcccaataaaatacattgcagttgtggttttaatgtgacagaacATGAAAGATCAAAGGAtagtgaataattttgcaagggaatttataaaataatctaCTTCTGACTTAAAATTAGATGCAGAGCTAACATCATATGTCTAGTGTTAATGAGAAGTTTTGTCCAGCAGCTGCAACCAGTTGGTTGAGGTACTGCCACAATCAGCTGGGTCATACCAGCAAACAAGACTTCACAACAGAGCTGTTTCCTAGGTTGAACTGCAGAGCTGACCTAGCCAttacaacagcacagatgattcTTTGTTGGATGTCTGGAGAGAGTCTGTTATTTGGCTGCAGAATATGCAAAGAAAGCTGCTACAATGCAAAAACGTTCTGCAGCTTTAATCACACCTTGCACAGTATTAGTTGGCTTGTCTGTCTGCATCTGTTGAGTCTAACTccagaaaataaaatagcattttCCCTCTATTTGGTGTTGATGGCCTCACAGTAAGTGAGTAGAA
This DNA window, taken from Girardinichthys multiradiatus isolate DD_20200921_A chromosome 1, DD_fGirMul_XY1, whole genome shotgun sequence, encodes the following:
- the slc6a17 gene encoding sodium-dependent neutral amino acid transporter SLC6A17, translating into MPKNTKVTQREHSNEPVTESVADLLSLEQPMDYKSSQMSMGLSPGSTAPGKSLLPEQDAEDGRPAWNNKLEYILAQVGFSVGLGNVWRFPYLCQKNGGGAYLVPYFILLLLIGIPLFFLELAVGQRIRRGSIGVWNYVYPQLGGIGVSSLMVCGFVGLYYNVIIGWSIFYFFQSFQYPLPWAECPFKKNGTQVIVEPECEKSSATTYFWYRQTLNITSTIDDTGGLNWKMSLSLLVAWILVCLAVIKGIQSSGKVMYFSSLFPYVVLFCFLVRGLMLKGSVDGIAHMFTPKLEKMLEPQVWREAATQVFFALGLGFGGVIAFSSYNKRDNNCHFDAALVSVINFVTSILATLVVFAVLGFKANVMNEKCVVENAETILGYLNTGVLSKELIPPHINFSHLTAQDYSEMYRVIMTVKEDSFGQLGLDPCLLEDELNKAVQGTGLAFIAFTEAMTHFPASPFWSVMFFFMLINLGLGSMIGTMTGITTPILDAFKIRKEILCVVCCIIAFLLGLLFVQRSGNYFVTMFDDYSAGLPLTVVVILENISVAWIYGTKRFMQDLEDMLGFRPYSFYYYMWRYVSPAILTVLIVATVIEMSVSPAGYNAWVEDEGSERFHSYPPWALAMAYALIVVAMLPLPIVFIVRHFNLVSDGSNKLSVSYRKGMMKDISNLEEQDEQRFILGKNPSEAPSPMPAQRAYLGPGGTQEMTNTNYGTSTKTGYQNIGSPESEL